A region from the Toxotes jaculatrix isolate fToxJac2 chromosome 2, fToxJac2.pri, whole genome shotgun sequence genome encodes:
- the kif5aa gene encoding kinesin family member 5Aa yields MADVPAECNIKVLCRFRPLNQSEILRGDQFLPKFQGDDTVVVGGRSYVFDRVFPTNTTQEQVYNTCAKQIVKDVLCGYNGTIFAYGQTSSGKTHTMEGKLHDPHQMGIIPRIAEDIFNHIFAMDENLEFHIKVSYFEIYMDKIRDLLDVTKTNLSVHEDKNRVPYVKGCTERFVSSPDEVMDVIDEGKANRHVAVTNMNEHSSRSHSIFLINIKQEHVETEQKLCGKLYLVDLAGSEKVSKTGAAGAVLDEAKNINKSLSALGNVISALAEGTKTHVPYRDSKMTRILQDSLGGNCRTTMFICCSPSSYNDAETKSTLMFGQRAKTIRNTASINLELTAEQWKRKFEKEKEKNKTLKDTIQKLETELNRWRNGENVPETERTTSDMVTRFESVEERPILDNDTSSIVVRISEEERQKYEEEIRKLYKQLDDKDDEINLQCQLVEKLKQQMLDQDELLASSRGDGDKVQAELGRLQVESDCAKAEVKEVLQALEELAINYDQKSQEVEEKGLQNQLLADQLAQKMASLMELEAELSRMQEVSGQQRKRIADVLNGLMRDLSEFSTIVGNGEIKLPVEISGAIEEEFTVARLYISKIKSEVKSMVKRCRQLENMQLECHRKMEETGRELSSCQLLISQHEAKIRSLTDYMQSMEQKKRLLEESHDSLSEELAKLQDQDNSQLEEKDGEKGETEDGNVKKAVRQQGESHRGLHHKQLARLRDEINEKQRIIDELTDRNSKLELELAQVRADFEHLKSQDSTKSERLEELSFLHERHEQTKQDLKGLEETVARELQTLHNLRKLFVQDLTSRVKKSSEMEPDDSGGSKTQKQKISFLENNLDQLTKVHKQLVRDNADLRCELPKLEKRLRSTAERVKALETALRDAKEGAMMDRRRYQQEVDRIKDAMRAKNAMRRPHAAQIAKPVRPKQLPVCSPTNPFYAYIRATEHGNAYSNALFQNNMTQHNSASVNCNPNSVQSNTVSTALGYRAGRYNGDILESYPLNIDNGNSISETRDINDNRSDVHCGSEVDDSNRHYIIQQETAAS; encoded by the exons GGGAGGTCCTATGTCTTTGACCGAGTGTTTCCAACTAACACCACCCAGGAGCAAGTGTACAACACCTGTGCCAAGCAGATTGTCAAAG ATGTGCTGTGTGGCTACAATGGCACTATCTTCGCATATGGACAGACCTCCTCCGGGAAGACTCATACCATGGAG GGCAAGCTCCATGACCCTCACCAGATGGGTATAATTCCACGCATCGCTGAGGACATTTTCAACCATATATTTGCTATGGATGAAAACCTTGAGTTCCACATCAAG GTTTCCTACTTTGAAATCTACATGGACAAAATCCGTGATCTGCTGGATG TGACAAAGACCAACCTGTCTGTTCATGAGGATAAGAATAGGGTGCCATACGTCAAG GGATGTACAGAACGTTTTGTCTCCAGCCCTGACGAGGTTATGGATGTGATCGACGAGGGCAAAGCTAACCGTCATGTCGCTGTGACCA aCATGAACGAGCACAGCTCTCGCAGCCACAGCATCTTCCTGATCAACATCAAGCAGGAGCATGTGGAGACTGAGCAGAAGCTGTGTGGAAAACTCTACCTGGTGGATCTGGCTGGCAGTGAGAAG GTCAGTAAGACCGGAGCCGCTGGAGCTGTTCTGGATGAGGCTAAAAACATCAACAAGTCTCTTTCAGCTCTGGGAAATGTCATCTCTGCCTTGGCTGAGGGCACG AAAACTCATGTGCCGTATCGTGACAGCAAAATGACCCGCATCCTGCAGGACTCTCTCGGTGGGAACTGTCGCACCACCATGTTCATCTGCTGCTCTCCCTCCAGCTACAACGATGCCGAGACCAAGTCGACTCTGATGTTTGGTCAACG TGCCAAGACCATCAGGAACACTGCCTCCATCAACCTGGAGCTGACGGCGGAGCAGTGGAAGAGGAAGTtcgagaaggagaaggagaagaacaaGACCCTGAAGGACACCATCCAGAAGCTGGAGACCGAGCTCAACCGCTGGAGAAATG GAGAGAACGTGCCTGAGACTGAGAGGACTACTTCGGACATGGTGACCCGTTTCGAGTCTGTGGAGGAGCGCCCCATTTTGGATAACGACACCTCCTCCATTGTGGTCCGCATTTCCGAGGAGGAGCGTCAGAAGTACGAGGAGGAGATCCGCAAGCTGTACAAGCAGCTGGATGACAAG GATGATGAGATCAACCTGCAGTGCCAGTTGGTggagaaactgaagcagcagatgcTGGACCAGGATGAG CTTCTGGCCTCATCCCGTGGCGACGGGGACAAGGTCCAGGCTGAACTTGGCAGGCTGCAGGTGGAGAGCGACTGCGCCAAAGCTGAGGTGAAGGAGGTGCTgcaggctctggaggagctggcCATCAACTATGACCAGAAGagccaggaggtggaggagaaagggCTGCAGAACCAGCTGCTGGCCGACCAGCTCGCCCAGAAAATG GCCAGTCTGAtggagctggaggcagagctgtCCCGTATGCAGGAAGTGAGCGGTCAGCAGAGGAAGCGTATCGCTGACGTGCTCAATGGTCTGATGAGGGATCTCAGCGAGTTCAGCACCATCGTGGGCAATGGGGAGATCAAGCTG CCGGTGGAGATCAGCGGTGCGATCGAGGAGGAGTTCACTGTGGCTCGCCTCTACATCAGCAAGATCAAGTCAGAGGTGAAGAGCATGGTGAAGCGCTGCCGGCAGCTGGAGAACATGCAGCTGGAGTGCCACCGCAAGATGGAGGAGACTGGGAGGGAGCTCTCCTCCTGCCAGCTCCTCATTTCTCAG CACGAAGCTAAGATCCGCTCTCTGACGGATTACATGCAGAGCatggagcagaagaagaggctGTTGGAGGAGAGCCACGACTCCCTGAGCGAAGAGCTGGCCAAGCTGCAAGACCAGG ATAACTCCCAGCTTGaggagaaggatggagagaagggTGAGACTGAGGATGGAAATGTGAAG AAGGCTGTTCGTCAGCAGGGAGAGTCTCACCGCGGCCTCCATCACAAGCAGCTGGCCCGCCTGCGGGATGAGATCAATGAGAAGCAGAGGATCATTGATGAACTCACTGA TCGTAACTCCAagttggagctggagctggctCAGGTTCGTGCTGACTTTGAACATCTGAAGAGTCAGGACAGCACCAAGAGCGAGCGCCTGGAGGAGCTCTC ATTCCTGCACGAACGTCATGAGCAGACTAAACAGGACTTGAAGGGTCTGGAGGAGACTGTC gCCCGCGAACTCCAGACCCTCCACAACCTGCGCAAGCTGTTCGTTCAAGACCTCACGTCGCGGGTTAAAAAA AGTTCCGAAATGGAGCCTGATGATAGCGGGGGGTCTAAAACCCAGAAGCAGAAGATTTCCTTTCTTGAGAATAACCTGGACCAACTTACAAAGGTTCACAAACag cTGGTTCGTGACAATGCAGATCTGCGTTGTGAGCTTCCAAAGCTGGAGAAACGTCTTCGGTCTACTGCTGAGAGAGTTAAGGCCCTGGAGACTGCACTGAGGGACGCCAAGGAGGGCGCCATGATGGACCGCCGCCGCTATCAGCAGGAGGTCGACCGCATCAAGGATGCCATGAGGGCAAAGAATGCCATGCGGCGCCCCCATGCAGCACAGATTG CAAAGCCAGTGAGACCAAAGCAGCTTCCAGTTTGCTCTCCCACAAACCCATTCTATGCTTACATCCGTGCCACTGAACACGGCAACGCCTACAGCAACGCTCTCTTCCAGAACAACATGACACAGCATAACTCCGCCAGCGTCAACTGCAACCCCAACTCTGTCCAAAGCAACAC AGTTTCCACAGCACTGGGCTACAGAGCAGGCAGATATAATGGAGACATATTGGAGTCCTACCCTCTCAACATTGACAACG GTAACAGCATCAGTGAAACGAGAGACATCAATGACAACAG GAGTGATGTTCACTGTGGGAGCGAGGTGGATGATTCAAATAGGCACTACATCATTCAGCAAGAGACGGCTGCAAGCTAA